The window TACACTTGagaattaatttcttttaaaaagcaattaagAATTACTCATGAGGTTAGTTGTGCCCttatgaaacaaacagcagatgtCTGGGGCTGTTAGATAAGATAGTTCCCACTAATTGTTCCGTTTGTTATTGAGCACCACCTAAACTAGCAGTGTTTGTCCTCAGTGGATCTTCAGGTTGTGGAAGTAGTCCAGTATGGCGCCCAGAGCCCAGCTTGCCTCCACGTTTTTCACTTTCTTGGTCAACTAGGAGGGGACAAAATCCAACACCAAATCACTCAATGccttttgtatttattgaaataaaaaaagtaacaatTTGTGTGTAGTTTCCTATTTTCCATACACTTTTTATGTCAGAGAGCAGGAATTGTGCTCTTTGTTATGAGGACTGGGGCATCACTCCTTTTGCGATgtcaggagagacagaaaagggtCATGCATAGCCATCTTTGCAATTACTGATGTCATCTCCTTATCTAGGGTTAATTAAAAAGGTAAAGCAAACGCTAACTGGAAGCTATTCTAAACTTAATCATGCTTGTGTCATTTAATGTGAGTCAACAGATTATGATTTATACAACTAAGTCTAAGCTTCACAACCTCAAACATGAATAGTTGATTTTATAATGCTTTGCAACCTTTCGAAAAATTTTGCGTCCTTGTAAGCAAGGCCACAAACTCTGTTGATTGTGTTGTATAATACTGCCTCACCTGCAGCACAGTGCTCTCCTTAAAGCCAAACCCATCCTTGAGCAGACAAGTGATGTAGGTCATGTCCATACACAAAAAAGGGCTTATGGGAGGGTACTTGGTCATCTTATTGCACACTGAtcagagaaaaggagaattATGTCAGGTTGTAAAATCAGCCATCTGTATTCTGCTGAGACGATGAGGACAGGATTTCAGGTAGTAGCGAGGACACAAGGCCAGACTATTGAGATGCACACTGTGTCTCAAGTACAGGGAGCTGCACATCTGTAATAGCAACGTTTTATTGCTTTGCCCATCTCACCCTCTTTAGCTCTCTTCTTGAAGTCTCTGACTTCCAGCATCCCCCCTTGGACCCCATCTGCAAAAGGGTATGATTGGGGTCATCTTAATAGCATTTAAAAAGGCTCTACCATTCATTACAAGAGtaaatttaaatgcacatttccatAATACTGATAATAGAGCTTGTGGCCTTTCAGCATGGACTGGGAGATGATAGCAATTTCTCTAATAACTATACATCTATGGCTCGTCAAATCCACTGAAACAGGTGCAGATGACTCACATTTTCGCGCCTCTGTCTAGCATCAGAATGGGTAATAATATCCCGCTAGGTCTGTATAATTATGTAAGGTGTGTACAGAGggtgtgggtatgtgtgtgtgtgtgcgctaaCCGATAAGGCCTGCATCCACAGCTCTGTCAAAGTAATAAGAGAATGCATAGAAAGCATTGTTGTCTTCGAGCTCATATGGTTGATGAATAATGCCCTTCACCACCTTAAGTACTTCTTGATAGCAAAGCTTGAATCCCGCATAACCTGGAGAAGAAACAAGGAGCACTGTAAATTATGCATCTTATGTTTGAGCAACTTTATGAAATTATGTGTAATTCGACTTAGTCCATTTTAATGGGCTTTGCTAACACTACAGCTAATGTTGTGATGCCGCTACAAAATTTTTCTGTCGTGTATTTTGGGAGGTTTAAAGATGTTCTTCCCCATAAAGAGTAGTTTTGGATTTATTCTTCTTGTAACTGATTATACTAAACTGGATCTTACCCTCTGGGTCCCCGCTCACATGATAGGTCAGCCCTCCAAAGCTCCATTCATCCCTGAACTTCTTTGGCAGGCAGGAACTTTTAAAAACCCGCCACTCCAATCCTGTGAGAGCACAGACATGACTTGTTTTAATATCTTCACTGGCTCAACGGCCTCAAACCTGGTCAACATCATCTGAGACTGACCCAagaacacaattttttttccgAAGCCCTTCTTGGATTCATCATAGTCTCACTTGAATTGTTTATCCGAGATTTGACGTACATCCCACAAAAATATCTCTCttgttatttctttctctcagtaTTTTTTGAGAAATAGGCAGGAAGGAAAAAACACCAGATAAAGCGCTTGGAGAGCTGACATACTGTTGTGTCTCAGTATCCTCAGATGCACTCAATAAACAAAACTGACCCACAGCAAATGGCAACAGAGCACTTGTTCTTTATGTACAGCACAGTACCTTCTGCACCCAGAGCGCCCAGCGTGGCCAGTCGCGCTGCCATCAATCCATTTCCCAGGTAACTGGATGTAGTCAAAAGAATGTTATGCAGTTACAAAACCAACCAGGAACAGACTGTGCacataacaaataaattattctgaaaataagCCAAAGAAATAGTGCCTGTCTATTCACATACTAATGTCTAAACACATAATAGACGTTTTCCTGATTAAAAACCGATCCAAGTGAAGTTACAACAACAAAGTCATTGGCATTTGAAAAACAACTAGTCAGTACTggagcaattttaaaaatgtatggaaaTGACCTTTATAGGAGATAAAATCAGGAATTGATTTGATGCAATGAATTATAATTCAACCGACGACTGCTCTATGAAACATGCATTAGTTATCCGTTACCTGTAAGTGTACAATTCAAATGTTGAATTGAAGATGTCAAATCTGGCAACGTAATCAGTAACAGGGACGGTTTCAATGGTTTTCTACAGTGGAATATGAAGGATATATTGGGTAATTAATCAGTGTAAAATTCAATTTGAAGAGAAATCtctaaacatgcaaacaaacaacagaccCTAAGTTTTGGCAGGAAAGTGATCTGCGTAGATCCTCCTCCCAAATCCAATATTCCCACTGTCTTCTTGGTTTGTGCGTTCAGGTGATCTGAAAACATTTCCTACTTTAATCAAGCAGCCACAACAGAGCAGAGCTCAGTTATACCTTAGATGATATCTTCAAAAGGTCTATTTGGCACACATGTGCAAcccaaaatataaaatctcAACACTGAGCCTGATAAAGATCAGAGCTATCCGCTCTAGGCAAAGAAATTGTAGCTGTGTACATTCAGCCTCTATT is drawn from Xiphias gladius isolate SHS-SW01 ecotype Sanya breed wild chromosome 4, ASM1685928v1, whole genome shotgun sequence and contains these coding sequences:
- the LOC120789428 gene encoding ectonucleoside triphosphate diphosphohydrolase 5-like isoform X1, translating into MSSTGEKVKMKPTVPLLQLVLLAVAGLSRAQVKTSLLDLTNDIGSILPSLSRPANHSRIFYAVMFDAGSTGTRIHVYTFIQGDSEGLPVLDNEMFHSIKPGLSAYADSPEMVGHTLKMLLKVAKKTVPRLEWKRTPVVLRATAGLRLLAAEKAQGLLDQVQHVFDESPFLVPDNSVTIMNGTNEGILAWISLNFLTDHLNAQTKKTVGILDLGGGSTQITFLPKLRKTIETVPVTDYVARFDIFNSTFELYTYSYLGNGLMAARLATLGALGAEGLEWRVFKSSCLPKKFRDEWSFGGLTYHVSGDPEGYAGFKLCYQEVLKVVKGIIHQPYELEDNNAFYAFSYYFDRAVDAGLIDGVQGGMLEVRDFKKRAKEVCNKMTKYPPISPFLCMDMTYITCLLKDGFGFKESTVLQLTKKVKNVEASWALGAILDYFHNLKIH
- the LOC120789428 gene encoding ectonucleoside triphosphate diphosphohydrolase 5-like isoform X2; this encodes MKPTVPLLQLVLLAVAGLSRAQVKTSLLDLTNDIGSILPSLSRPANHSRIFYAVMFDAGSTGTRIHVYTFIQGDSEGLPVLDNEMFHSIKPGLSAYADSPEMVGHTLKMLLKVAKKTVPRLEWKRTPVVLRATAGLRLLAAEKAQGLLDQVQHVFDESPFLVPDNSVTIMNGTNEGILAWISLNFLTDHLNAQTKKTVGILDLGGGSTQITFLPKLRKTIETVPVTDYVARFDIFNSTFELYTYSYLGNGLMAARLATLGALGAEGLEWRVFKSSCLPKKFRDEWSFGGLTYHVSGDPEGYAGFKLCYQEVLKVVKGIIHQPYELEDNNAFYAFSYYFDRAVDAGLIDGVQGGMLEVRDFKKRAKEVCNKMTKYPPISPFLCMDMTYITCLLKDGFGFKESTVLQLTKKVKNVEASWALGAILDYFHNLKIH